One genomic region from Anthonomus grandis grandis chromosome 1, icAntGran1.3, whole genome shotgun sequence encodes:
- the LOC126742425 gene encoding uncharacterized protein LOC126742425 translates to MSENHPNVKLTSDQTINVPKSTPDKRKLTLSQSENTLDLQKSIIKHKLLGKVKSWSSKEHHAKEKVLSIELDLARSLSKLDVVDSNNDNISTNLLRARDSLDSFLKDEQNMPKPYLEKSILHPKSKSTPNSPKSSPQLGGNLRASTSKAPFWIQPGKKNRKDIKKNGKIKNMDPTRNEASANPAEGKQVSKSNAEAAEEASLMEEEGVNKFAYNYNFAKNSKSVVFTNEVLVVYFNNEDVVGEEKEPLKKELEQQTRNKEMRRVHLTKTQEKYNLCLF, encoded by the coding sequence ATGTCTGAAAACCATCCAAATGTAAAACTAACTAGCGACCAGACCATCAACGTACCAAAATCGACACCGGATAAGAGGAAGCTGACCCTGAGCCAGTCGGAAAACACCCTGGACTTACAGAAAAGTATCATCAAGCACAAACTGCTCGGAAAAGTCAAATCTTGGAGTTCCAAAGAGCACCACGCCAAGGAAAAAGTTTTAAGTATCGAACTGGATTTGGCGAGATCCCTAAGTAAATTGGACGTAGTGGATTCTAACAACGATAATATTAGCACGAATTTGTTGAGGGCGCGTGATAGTCTGGATAGCTTCTTAAAGGATGAGCAAAATATGCCGAAACCCTATttagaaaaatcgattttacatcCGAAATCAAAAAGCACTCCGAATTCACCGAAATCTTCGCCACAACTCGGTGGTAATCTGAGAGCGTCAACTTCCAAGGCACCATTTTGGATCCAACCGGGTAAAAAGAACAGAAAAGACATTAAGAAGAACGGTAAAATCAAGAATATGGATCCTACCAGGAACGAGGCGTCTGCAAATCCTGCCGAAGGAAAACAAGTTTCCAAAAGTAATGCTGAAGCAGCTGAAGAGGCTTCCCTTATGGAAGAAGAGGGTGTCAATAAATTTGCTTACAATTACAATTTTGCTAAGAATAGTAAATCGGTGGTGTTCACTAATGAAGTTTTGGTGGTTTATTTCAACAATGAAGACGTGGTTGGGGAGGAAAAGGAGCCCTTGAAGAAAGAGTTGGAACAGCAAACGAGAAACAAGGAGATGCGACGGGTACATTTAACCAAAACGCAAGAGAAATATAATCTGTgtctcttttaa